From the Eschrichtius robustus isolate mEscRob2 chromosome 3, mEscRob2.pri, whole genome shotgun sequence genome, the window CAGATTTCAAGAGGAATCTTCTTCATCCGAAGTGTTGAATCTTATCTACGCCCCTAGGCCAGGCTTAACTGCCTTCAGTGATGGGTAAACAACCTCCTGTCATCTTCGAGGGCTTACTAGAAAGTACTTCCTCATATTAAGGTGAAACTGGATAACTTCCACCCCCTTAAGGTCTCCTAGAAATCGAATCTTTTCCACACGAAAGCCCTTCACGTATTTGTAGAGGTACCGTCTATCATCCTCTACTAAGCTCCCATTTACCGCATGACAAATGCTTGGCTAAAAGCCGCGTAACTAAGTCCACCACAACTGTTGCGTAGTCGTCTACTGACACCATCCAAGGAGGAAACTGATACTAGTTCCCAGACTCAGGGCCCGGGGAGCCACTGCGAAAGCCCGCGCCCTCCAGCTAAGCCGAAGCTCCACCGACTACGCTCGGGTCCAAGCCCAGGTCTGGGGCCGCCCATTGGGGCCGCAGCTGCCAATCAGGGGCGGGGCGGAGCTTACCTGCGGCGGGGCTGGCGGCGCCGATGCTCCGGGGCCTGGGAGAGGTGCCGCCCCTTCACCTACTGGGAACCAGGAGGGCCGACATGAGGGCGGGGCCGAgggtccagccccacccacagcTCCGCCGGAAACCCTGGGGAGGAGGAGCCGGCCGCGCGGCACGCGGCTGTTCTGGAGGCGGGGCTGTTCTGGCTCACCCTCCGCGCCGCGCAGTTTCTGCTGGTCCTGCATGCACGCCCGGGCCGCCCCGCTCTCCCCCAACCTGCCCCGCTTCCCCCAAcccgcctccctctccccccGACCTGTCCCGCTCTCCCCCACCTGGCCGCCTGCTCACCAGCAGCGTCCACCCCCCGAGGGCGCCGAGGGCAGGCGCTGTAGACGTTGTTCTGGGTGCGTGGCCGCTGCGACACGCGTGGCCGCTGTGACAGGGGCCGCTGTGAGGCCTCCAGGGCGCGCATCCTCACGGCCAGTCGTCGGACCCGTCTGGAGAGAGCTTCTCGGTAAAGCcacggggaaggagagaggaagagggcgTCAGAGGCCCATGGCCACCCCCTCCCAGTCTTAGAAAACGGAAGGCCGTCTGTTTCCCTGGTGTTTGGCAATGTCTGACACGTGGGTGCTTACTGAAGACCAAAGGGCCCAGGCCGCGCTCCTCCCCGTCCCCATTTCCAGACCATTGAGCCCCGTGCCACGTTCCCCATACCCCAGGCTGCTCATCCAAAGCTCCTGAGTGTCCCCGGGCAATCAGAGGGATCTGAATGCGCTGGGATCTTTGGGAAGCTCGGCTCTCCGAAAAGGAGCCCGACCCCCTCACCTTTCCTCCTTTGAATGACCCTCTTCGCCACCAGCCCCAGAAGTGCCAGCAGGATGAGACCCAGGATGGTGGGGGTCAGGATGTAGAAGCCTTGATCTTCCATCCCAGACACCGGGCCTGGGCCGTGGTTGAGTGCtctgaggagggaaggagggggagagagaagggagaggtcAGGAAGGGAGGGGGTTAAGGCAAGCACGCAGGTGGTCAACTTTTTTGGAGGTAGCTCACAAGTTTGTCCCTTTGTTAACAGAATTCTCGCCCTGAATGGTGCAGGCCTCTTACCTCTGCCTGTGAAGCCTGCTTTGGTGGTTGTAGCTGGCCGTCTGGAGCCTGAGCAGTTCCTCCCGTGCTGAGGTTTTTGAGGCTCTGGCGGGTGGCAGGAGGGTGGTGGGCTGGGCGGTTGCTACTGAAGATGCCCTGTAAACTCGAGGGCGGTGGGTGATTGAGGTGGTGGGGGAGGCATGGTGTGCTGGAGGGGCCTCGGTCCTTTGAGCTGGTGTGGTTACTACAGAAGACAGCAGGAAGAAGTgaccttccacacacacacactctagtcTCCAGCAGCCTTGGGCCAACCATTTCTTTCCGGAACGCTTGCTTCCCTTTTACCTAGACTACCTTTGTTCTCACAGTCTTCATCACCTGAAATGCCTCCTGAGCATGCCATCTGCATCTAGTATGTCCTATCTATATTTGCTTCAAACTCCATTTCCtacaggaagtcttccctgacttcCCAGGCAGAAGAGCTTGCCCTCCTCTAAGCATGGACAAAACCTTGTTTGTAGTTCAGTTCCCACTCTGCCTTGTGTTGTATCTGTGTGCTTGTCTATTCTCCCCCATCCCACACCTGTCAGTCACAACCTTGAGTATGCAATGAGCTCAGTTACACTATCCCTCTCTCAATGGCCAGCAGTCTTTTAGTGTAACAATATTCAGTTAATGTATCTACCTCACAGGGCAGATGTGAGGATGTGATGGAACTATTGCATGTCAAAATGCATTTAAGACAGGAAAATGGTATAGAAATGTAAAAGTACCATTAGTATAATCATGATTAGTCTTTTTATGGTAAAATAGAGCTGTTAAATCAGTATGCCAGCAAATGGAAGACAGCCCTATGGGGAGCAGGAGGCAGGAGGACCTCTGGCTGGGAAACGTCTGCCCAGTCTTGGTTTCCCGCAGTCATTCATAAAAGAGCTAGATTTGGTGAATGGAACACAAACTTCATTACATGTGGCGCCACCTGGTGGTGATGGGTAATTTCTGCAACTAGTGCCAAGTGTACAGGCTGAAGGATGGCCTTGAAAGACTTGGAACGCAGATCTCAGGGAGGTACCCCCTCCTAAGGCAGGGAAATACACATCTGAGACGCAGCTCTGCTCTGCCAACCGTCCTATGAGCTGAACATATACCCCCTCCTCCATTTTCACAATGCCATAGaatctcccccacctcccctaccCTACCTTTGGGGAACTGACCTTTGGATATGAATTCCAAAGAACTGGCATGTTCAGGCATCTGGAACCAAGGAGGCATATGCATTTGGAGAAATCTATTAAACCATGCTGGAGGCTCAGGCACTGGCTCTTCTTCCCAGAAAGGCCCGTAATCTACCGGAGGCAAGAGGAGTCCATTGGTGGTCTCTAGGACGAGACTGAAGCCTGGGGAAGGGACTGCTGGTATGAGCTGAGGCTGACTCAGCTAGGGCAGATGGCAGTGAGGGGATGAGGGCAGGGAGCAGAAAAATAACcaggctgggggcttccctgacaGAAATCCTCTTTCACCCTAACCCCGTCGGCATTCCCTGCAAAACCATCGGAGACCATTGGGAATCTAGGTTGTTGAATTAGTGCTGTGTATGTCTGAGGAAGTCAGTggagaaaagcaaaaaggaaggatttgggagaaataaagaaaggatCAGATCATAAAGTAACAAATTTGGCCATCAACTGTGAAAAATGATTGTCTTTCCTTTATATTTATCCCTGATATTCTTCATGGGACAATTATGGTAATAATTATGTCCTTTTGCTTCCAATTTCCTTCAGTCTCAGAGCCCCTCCTCAGTCTCACCCCACACTCGCCTCGTGCCCTGGGTCGGATGAGTAAAATACCACACAAAGAGAGCACCTATCCTGTCCCTTTCATACAGCTTGGATAGAAAATTTGGTGGACCATGAAGTTCATTGACTCGATGAGGTTTCAACTCTACAGATCCCAATTCCTACTGGACTTGCTAATATGGCAATAGTGTAAGAGTGTGGGGACTGCAGTCCCGTTGTTGTCCCAGCCTTCCTGAGTGGAAACGTTTTCTGGGTGGCCAAAGCCTCCATCGGGTGGGGCACCTACCACTGTGAACAGACAGGGTGACCTGCTGGGTCTTGCCCCGGTCTGTGTCCATGCCCGCCCCACAGGCA encodes:
- the FCMR gene encoding immunoglobulin mu Fc receptor isoform X4, which encodes MDLWLWSLYFLPVAGALKVLPEVKVEGMLGGSVVIECPLPEMHVRIYLCRTIVASGGCATVVSNRNFVKKEFKHRVTLELLPDRNLFLVEMTELVESDSGVYACGAGMDTDRGKTQQVTLSVHSDYGPFWEEEPVPEPPAWFNRFLQMHMPPWFQMPEHASSLEFISKVTTPAQRTEAPPAHHASPTTSITHRPRVYRASSVATAQPTTLLPPARASKTSAREELLRLQTASYNHQSRLHRQRALNHGPGPVSGMEDQGFYILTPTILGLILLALLGLVAKRVIQRRKGEGAAPLPGPGASAPPAPPQVSETPWLHAPSVNISCEYVSFCHQPAAEMEDTDSDDYVNIPCLTQLSSCPPGPRPWCQ
- the FCMR gene encoding immunoglobulin mu Fc receptor isoform X8, yielding MDLWLWSLYFLPDYGPFWEEEPVPEPPAWFNRFLQMHMPPWFQMPEHASSLEFISKVTTPAQRTEAPPAHHASPTTSITHRPRVYRASSVATAQPTTLLPPARASKTSAREELLRLQTASYNHQSRLHRQRRVRRLAVRMRALEASQRPLSQRPRVSQRPRTQNNVYSACPRRPRGVDAAGEGAAPLPGPGASAPPAPPQVSETPWLHAPSVNISCEYVSFCHQPAAEMEDTDSDDYVNIPCLTQLSSCPPGPRPWCQ
- the FCMR gene encoding immunoglobulin mu Fc receptor isoform X1 — protein: MDLWLWSLYFLPVAGALKVLPEVKVEGMLGGSVVIECPLPEMHVRIYLCRTIVASGGCATVVSNRNFVKKEFKHRVTLELLPDRNLFLVEMTELVESDSGVYACGAGMDTDRGKTQQVTLSVHSDYGPFWEEEPVPEPPAWFNRFLQMHMPPWFQMPEHASSLEFISKVTTPAQRTEAPPAHHASPTTSITHRPRVYRASSVATAQPTTLLPPARASKTSAREELLRLQTASYNHQSRLHRQRALNHGPGPVSGMEDQGFYILTPTILGLILLALLGLVAKRVIQRRKALSRRVRRLAVRMRALEASQRPLSQRPRVSQRPRTQNNVYSACPRRPRGVDAAGEQAAGEGAAPLPGPGASAPPAPPQVSETPWLHAPSVNISCEYVSFCHQPAAEMEDTDSDDYVNIPCLTQLSSCPPGPRPWCQ
- the FCMR gene encoding immunoglobulin mu Fc receptor isoform X2, producing the protein MDLWLWSLYFLPVAGALKVLPEVKVEGMLGGSVVIECPLPEMHVRIYLCRTIVASGGCATVVSNRNFVKKEFKHRVTLELLPDRNLFLVEMTELVESDSGVYACGAGMDTDRGKTQQVTLSVHSDYGPFWEEEPVPEPPAWFNRFLQMHMPPWFQMPEHASSLEFISKVTTPAQRTEAPPAHHASPTTSITHRPRVYRASSVATAQPTTLLPPARASKTSAREELLRLQTASYNHQSRLHRQRALNHGPGPVSGMEDQGFYILTPTILGLILLALLGLVAKRVIQRRKALSRRVRRLAVRMRALEASQRPLSQRPRVSQRPRTQNNVYSACPRRPRGVDAAGEGAAPLPGPGASAPPAPPQVSETPWLHAPSVNISCEYVSFCHQPAAEMEDTDSDDYVNIPCLTQLSSCPPGPRPWCQ
- the FCMR gene encoding immunoglobulin mu Fc receptor isoform X3, producing the protein MDLWLWSLYFLPVAGALKVLPEVKVEGMLGGSVVIECPLPEMHVRIYLCRTIVASGGCATVVSNRNFVKKEFKHRVTLELLPDRNLFLVEMTELVESDSGVYACGAGMDTDRGKTQQVTLSVHSDYGPFWEEEPVPEPPAWFNRFLQMHMPPWFQMPEHASSLEFISKVTTPAQRTEAPPAHHASPTTSITHRPRVYRASSVATAQPTTLLPPARASKTSAREELLRLQTASYNHQSRLHRQRRVRRLAVRMRALEASQRPLSQRPRVSQRPRTQNNVYSACPRRPRGVDAAGEGAAPLPGPGASAPPAPPQVSETPWLHAPSVNISCEYVSFCHQPAAEMEDTDSDDYVNIPCLTQLSSCPPGPRPWCQ
- the FCMR gene encoding immunoglobulin mu Fc receptor isoform X5; this encodes MDLWLWSLYFLPDYGPFWEEEPVPEPPAWFNRFLQMHMPPWFQMPEHASSLEFISKVTTPAQRTEAPPAHHASPTTSITHRPRVYRASSVATAQPTTLLPPARASKTSAREELLRLQTASYNHQSRLHRQRALNHGPGPVSGMEDQGFYILTPTILGLILLALLGLVAKRVIQRRKALSRRVRRLAVRMRALEASQRPLSQRPRVSQRPRTQNNVYSACPRRPRGVDAAGEGAAPLPGPGASAPPAPPQVSETPWLHAPSVNISCEYVSFCHQPAAEMEDTDSDDYVNIPCLTQLSSCPPGPRPWCQ
- the FCMR gene encoding immunoglobulin mu Fc receptor isoform X6 → MDLWLWSLYFLPVTTPAQRTEAPPAHHASPTTSITHRPRVYRASSVATAQPTTLLPPARASKTSAREELLRLQTASYNHQSRLHRQRALNHGPGPVSGMEDQGFYILTPTILGLILLALLGLVAKRVIQRRKALSRRVRRLAVRMRALEASQRPLSQRPRVSQRPRTQNNVYSACPRRPRGVDAAGEGAAPLPGPGASAPPAPPQVSETPWLHAPSVNISCEYVSFCHQPAAEMEDTDSDDYVNIPCLTQLSSCPPGPRPWCQ